In a genomic window of Scyliorhinus torazame isolate Kashiwa2021f chromosome 5, sScyTor2.1, whole genome shotgun sequence:
- the LOC140418987 gene encoding uncharacterized protein — MEGKSIVHSGEKPYTCCVCGRGFSQSSGLTSHKCSHSVEKPWKCGDCGKGFTYPSNLETHRRSHTGERPFTCSKCGKGFTESSNLSTHQQVHTGERPFTCSECGVAFTISANLLRHQRVHTGVRPFTCSECGKGFSDSSTLQKHQRIHTGERPFTCSECGKGFTISTHLLSHQRVHTGERPFQCPDCGKGYKSSGELISHQRVHTDERPFRCSRCGTGFSRSSNLTVHQRIHTGERPFACSWCGKGFTQLSALQQHQRVHTGERPFTCSDCGKGFSDSSTLQKHQRIHTGERPFTCSECGKGFTISTHLLRHQRVHTGERPFQCPDCGKGYKSSGELMSHQRVHTDERPFRCSRCGTGFRRSANLTVHQRIHTGERPFACSWCGKGFTQLSTLQRHQRVHTGERPFTCSKCGKGFTTSYHLLRHQRGHK; from the coding sequence atggaaggaaaaagcatcgttcacagcggggagaaaccgtacacgtgttgtgtgtgtggacgaggtttcagtcaatcatcaggcctcacaagccacaaatgcagtcactctgtggagaaaccgtggaaatgtggggactgtgggaaaggattcacttacccatccaatctggaaactcatcgacgcagtcacactggggagagaccattcacctgctccaagtgtgggaagggattcactgagtcatctaatctgtccacacaccagcaagttcacactggggagagaccattcacctgctcagaatgtGGGGTGGCATTTACTATTtcagccaacctgctgagacaccagcgagttcacactggggtgaggccattcacctgctcagaatgtgggaagggattcagtgattcatccactctgcagaagcaccagcgaattcacactggggagaggccatttacctgctcagaatgtgggaagggatttactatttcaaCCCACCtcttgagtcaccagcgagttcacactggggagaggccgtttcaatgtccagactgcgggaaaggCTATAAAAGCTCTGGGGAACTGataagccatcaacgtgttcacactgacgagagacccttCAGGTGCTCtcgctgcgggactgggttcagtcgatcatctaacctcactgtacatcagcgaattcacaccggggagaggccattcgcctgttcctggtgtgggaagggattcactcagctatcCGCCCTGCagcagcaccagcgagttcacactggggagagaccgttcacctgctcagactgtgggaagggattcagtgattcatccactctgcagaagcaccagcgaattcacactggggagaggccattcacctgctccgaatgtgggaagggatttactatttcaaCCCACCTCTtgcgtcaccagcgagttcacactggggagaggccgtttcaatgtccagactgcgggaaaggCTATAAAAGCTCTGGGgaactgatgagccatcaacgtgttcacactgacgagagacccttCAGGTGCTCTCGCTGCGGGACTGGGTTCCGTCGATCAgctaacctcactgtacatcagcgaattcacactggggagaggccattcgcctgttcctggtgtgggaagggattcactcagctatccaccctgcagaggcaccagcgagttcacactggggagagaccattcacctgctccaagtgtgggaagggattcaccacttcataccacctgctgagacaccaacgaggccacaagtaa